In the genome of Aminivibrio sp., one region contains:
- the trxB gene encoding thioredoxin-disulfide reductase, with protein MEKRELVIIGAGPAGLAAAIYGRRAGLDVLLLEKGVPGGQINITEEIENWPGVEHATGPELAAMFRSHAEKFKTEFRDADVSAVEVRDEAKVVVTNKGEIEAEAVIIATGAYFRRLGCEGEAEHIGQGVSYCAVCDGAFFEGEEIAVVGGGNTAVEEGEYLTTFASKVYIIHRRDEFRADRAAVERALSNPKIVPVWNTVVEKIEGDGMVENLVLKNIKTGEVSNLPVAGVFMFVGQSPHDEPVRGLVAAAKGGWIKTNDAMETSVEGIFAAGDVRDKRLRQVVTAASDGAIAAMSASAYINEQVHLRSVLLDPEHVTALFYSSIDREQVKLSDEVEALARDAGIKIALVDGYKNARMVEKLGLPSLPAMVELASGKTVKMTPVTDASSAGEFLKK; from the coding sequence ATGGAAAAAAGAGAGCTTGTGATCATAGGCGCAGGGCCCGCCGGCCTTGCGGCGGCGATTTACGGCAGAAGAGCCGGCCTTGATGTGTTGCTTCTCGAAAAGGGTGTTCCCGGCGGACAGATCAACATAACCGAGGAAATTGAAAACTGGCCGGGAGTGGAACATGCCACCGGTCCCGAGCTTGCCGCCATGTTCCGGAGCCATGCGGAAAAGTTCAAGACGGAATTCCGCGATGCCGACGTGTCCGCCGTGGAAGTTCGCGACGAAGCGAAAGTCGTCGTGACCAATAAAGGCGAGATCGAGGCCGAAGCGGTCATCATAGCCACGGGAGCCTATTTCCGCCGACTGGGGTGCGAAGGTGAGGCCGAGCATATAGGCCAGGGCGTGAGCTACTGCGCCGTGTGCGACGGCGCCTTTTTCGAAGGCGAGGAGATCGCTGTCGTCGGCGGCGGCAATACAGCCGTGGAGGAAGGCGAATATCTCACCACCTTTGCGTCGAAAGTCTACATCATCCACCGGAGGGATGAGTTCCGGGCCGACCGCGCCGCCGTGGAACGGGCTCTCTCCAACCCGAAAATCGTTCCCGTCTGGAACACGGTGGTGGAGAAGATCGAAGGGGACGGTATGGTGGAGAACCTCGTACTGAAGAATATAAAGACCGGCGAGGTGTCGAATCTTCCTGTTGCCGGCGTCTTCATGTTCGTGGGCCAATCCCCCCACGACGAGCCCGTGAGGGGACTCGTCGCAGCCGCCAAGGGCGGCTGGATCAAGACCAACGATGCCATGGAAACTTCCGTGGAGGGCATTTTCGCTGCGGGGGACGTCCGTGACAAGAGGCTGCGCCAGGTGGTCACCGCCGCGTCCGACGGAGCGATTGCCGCCATGAGCGCTTCCGCCTACATCAACGAGCAGGTTCACCTCCGTTCCGTTCTTCTCGACCCTGAGCACGTGACCGCCCTGTTCTATTCCAGCATCGACAGGGAGCAAGTGAAGCTCTCCGACGAAGTGGAGGCCTTGGCCAGGGACGCCGGGATAAAGATCGCGCTCGTGGACGGCTACAAGAACGCCCGCATGGTGGAGAAGCTCGGACTCCCCTCCCTTCCCGCCATGGTGGAGCTAGCCTCGGGGAAAACGGTGAAAATGACTCCCGTCACCGACGCATCGTCGGCCGGAGAATTTCTGAAGAAGTAG